The DNA segment TCACTGCCGGGTCCAATCTCGATGGTCGCATCCTGGGTCTCGACCCCTGCCCAGGCCCGCTCGGCGACCGCCTCGAGCGATACCCATTCGGTGTCGGTCGTTTCGACAGCAGCGCCCTGTCTGGCGAGTTCGAGCACGTCGTCGATGATGGCAAACGCTCGGTCGTGACTGCGCTCGATCTGCTCGAGAAACTCGAGATTGTCGGTGTCACGGACGTGTTCGAGATACCCCTGCGCGACGCTGAGCGGGTTGCGCAGGTCGTGACTGACGACGCTCGCGAAGCGGTCCAGGCGTTCGGTCTTCTCGAGGAGTTCGCGTTCGCGGCGTTTCAACTCGGTGAGGTCGGTGAAGATGAGATACCCTTCGGGGCCGTCGACGTCGGGTCGGCTTCCAACGGGGACGCTCCGCAGCAAGAACGGCCGAGTCCCATCGGCTGTGTGGCCAGTAACCTCGGTATCGATCGGGTTGCCGGCTGCTATTTTGTCGGTGAGTGCCTCGGGTGTCGAACCCGCTTCGGAGCCGGCGAGTAGCGAGCTAACCTGCTCCTCGACGATGGATGCCGGTTCACGACCAAACACCCGTACGAACGCCGAGTTGATGGCCCGGACCTCCAATCCCCCGCTGGGCTGACGACGATAGCGAAGCGCGGGATCGGGAACGTTCTCGAAGAGGGCCGCGAAGTGGTCGCGCTCGACGGTCAGGGCTGCCTGATAGCGAACTCGCTTGAGCGCGTTGGTCACGTGGGTGACGAGCAACTCAGCGAGCATACGATCCCGATCGGAGAACCCATCGGCACTCGTCGAAACCGCCTGAAAGACGCCAGAGTCGCCCACTGGAATCGAGACGGCCGACTGAAACGCCTCGTGGGCTGGCTGGGCGTCCGGCTCGTTCGCAACGTCGTCCACGACGATGGTTTCGCCCGACTCGATGGTCTTTCCTGCAACCCCCTCCGTGACTCTCAACTGGTCGAAATCGATCGATAGCTTGGAGGCTGTGGCTGCTCGTGCGACGATTCGACCGTCCTCGAGTTCGCCGAGAGAACAGGCGTCGAACTCGAGGACGCGGCTCGCGGATTCGACCGCGAGCTCGAAAATCTCGCTCTCGACGTCCGCGTCATCGAGAGCCGTTGCGATGTCGTGTAACCGGCGAACCTTTCGCCTGACATCGGCGTCCGTACTCCGTCGCGTTCTATCGACGCTGACGGGGACAAACCGAACGATACACACTGGGTTGGACGTCGCCGAGATCGGGTGGGTCTCGACTCGATAGGTACGATCACGGAGGCCCACCTCGCGTCCGTTCGCGTCCCCCTGAAAGGTCGCCGCGTACAGGCTCTCTATCTGTGCCCGAACGGCTGGCCACTCGTTGAAGGCCTCTCGGACGGTTGCTCCCTCGAGTGTCGCCGCCTCGAGCGGTGACTCGAATGATTCGCCGGCGACAGCCCGGTGGCGAAAGCCGGCCGTCACCAGGGCGATGAGTTCACCGTCGCCAACGGTCCAGGAAAGGGCCGCTTCGAGCGTCTCGAGTGCTTCCGAATCGACCGCGTTCGACGACTGACTCGATTCGGGCCGACATGTCAGAAGGCGTTCGAGTCGGCGAGCGACGACGGTCGGATGGTCCTCGGGAGTGACGACCTCCGTCGCACCGGCAGCGAGCGCCAGGGGGGTGTCTACCCCGGTTTCGGGAAGGAACGCAACGACGGGGACACCGGCTGGAACGGTATCGACGACCGTACGGATAGCTCCCTCGTCACTCACCGCGACTACCACCGCTCCCGGTTCACTCCCGCTCTCACCCTCCTCGAGGGCGTCGACGGATGCCACCCGGCGTACGGCGAGTTGGTCCGGGCCGTATCGCTCGAGCGCGCGAGCGACGCTCGCGGTGTCGCCGATCAGCGTCACCGACTCCGACCGCAGAGTCATACCACACAGGAGTTGGCTCGAGGCGAAGTAACTTGTGGCTCGATAACGGTCAGCCCATCGCCAGCGTACACCTACTCGTCTCCCGTTTCGTGCGAACAGCGTGAGACGACGACAGCGACTGCTCTCAAACGAACGGATAGAATGGGCCGATCTCGTCGGGACGATAGAGCGCCCCATCGACAACGGGGAGATACCACCGCGTCTCGAGTAGCTCTTTGAGTTCGTACCACTCGAGGGTGACGTCGAACGGATTCCCCCCGATGTGCCAGGCCTCGAGGATAAGCCCGCCAAAGCCCAGGCCTGCGTCGGTGTACCACGTCGGAATTCGAACCCTGAACTGCTCGGACCCGGCGGGGGTAATCTCGAGTGGAAACACCTGTATCTGATCGAACGACCACAGTTCGGTGAGCCCGTCTCCGTACACCTCGAGTGAGAGAGCCGATGACGAGGATTCGACCGGTGGACGTTGCCCGGATGCAGTAGCGCTCGTCGTCGACTTCCCTACGTCGCCGTGGCGTTGGGGCGGCCTGGTCGCGAACCGACGCGCCAGATCGATCGTGAAGCCACCGATGACCCCGCGGAGGAACGTGTCGATTGCCTCGTCGGCGTGGGCGTCACTCGGTGTGAGCGGCGTGTCCGAGGTCGTCATCCCCGTGGTTGACGTGTCTGAGGCCGTCATCCCCGTGGTTGACGTGTCCGAGGTCGCTCTCACATCCGCCGTCGCCACCGCCTGACTCCCGGCCTCGAGCAGTTCACGCGCGACCGAAGTCTCGACCCTCCCCTCGAGCAAGGCCGCCTGTATCCCCGACTCGTCGAGTACCTCCACCTGGAGGGGACCGTCTGCGGTGGGCAACCCCTCCTCACAGTTGCCGATCACGTGACACCAGTCCGCACCGTCTTCGATGATCGCTCGGAGGTCCCTCCGGCTCGGTTTCCGATACACGGTACAGCGGATCGGTGGCGGATTACCCCTGTAAGCGTCTCGAGCGGCCCGGAACCGGTCGATGTCAGCGTCGGGTCCAACGACGAGAGCGACGTCGATGGCCTCCCCCTCGTCGAGGTATCGTTGTCTGTGGCGAAGGGCTGCCGGCGTCAGCTCGTAGCCACGAACGCCCGCTGGTTGAGTACGACCGAGCCAGCCGACGTGGGGGTCTTCCGGGGTATCCGATCCGGGGTGGCTGGAGGCTCTGTGCTCGCCCACGGTCGGTGTTCCGTTCCCGGTCACGGGGAGCACCTGCGTGAACGTCGACACCAGATGTGGGAGCACGGCGGCGTGCTCGTACGTCGGCTCGGCGTACACCCAGGCGTGCCAGCGCGGAAAGAGCGGCGAAACCCGTTCGAAATCAGCCGACAGATAACGGTCGACTCTGGTCGCCATCGGGGCTTCGAGACACGTTTCGGGTTCGATATCGAGCATCGCGAAGGCGTCCGTCTCGACCCAGTCGGTATCCGACCGTTCCTGCCAGCGAACCGCCACGTCGAGAAAGAACACTCGGCGGAGCATGGCGGCGGCCTCGTCACTGAACCGTTCGCCGGGTGAAAACGTCCAGTGACGGTCTCGAGCGGGAATCTTCAGTATCGGTGTCTCGCGTTCGACCGTCT comes from the Natronosalvus amylolyticus genome and includes:
- a CDS encoding GAF domain-containing sensor histidine kinase, which encodes MTLRSESVTLIGDTASVARALERYGPDQLAVRRVASVDALEEGESGSEPGAVVVAVSDEGAIRTVVDTVPAGVPVVAFLPETGVDTPLALAAGATEVVTPEDHPTVVARRLERLLTCRPESSQSSNAVDSEALETLEAALSWTVGDGELIALVTAGFRHRAVAGESFESPLEAATLEGATVREAFNEWPAVRAQIESLYAATFQGDANGREVGLRDRTYRVETHPISATSNPVCIVRFVPVSVDRTRRSTDADVRRKVRRLHDIATALDDADVESEIFELAVESASRVLEFDACSLGELEDGRIVARAATASKLSIDFDQLRVTEGVAGKTIESGETIVVDDVANEPDAQPAHEAFQSAVSIPVGDSGVFQAVSTSADGFSDRDRMLAELLVTHVTNALKRVRYQAALTVERDHFAALFENVPDPALRYRRQPSGGLEVRAINSAFVRVFGREPASIVEEQVSSLLAGSEAGSTPEALTDKIAAGNPIDTEVTGHTADGTRPFLLRSVPVGSRPDVDGPEGYLIFTDLTELKRRERELLEKTERLDRFASVVSHDLRNPLSVAQGYLEHVRDTDNLEFLEQIERSHDRAFAIIDDVLELARQGAAVETTDTEWVSLEAVAERAWAGVETQDATIEIGPGSDAEFEAAPGRCRQLFENLYRNSIEHGMPPATDDGFEESHPEGSEPGALETQSTPTLTVTVDTFENGFYVADDGVGFDPETRESLFEYGYTSSPDGTGLGLAIVREIAEAHDWSITAAESKAGGARFEVSVPELAADR